In Planococcus citri chromosome 4, ihPlaCitr1.1, whole genome shotgun sequence, the genomic window ataatccagaaaataaaaataggtaataaatatGCTTGTACTTAGCTCATAATTCAAAACAttctataaaaataatcaacaatAGGTACAATAAGTATGTTAATCGAATTTCTACGTACCCGCtgtatgaaaatttccaaagtgagcacttggagattttttttttactgaacaTGAGAAATTAGACCTCTTCTGGACTaaatttttgagcaactttttctatttctttacTCTTtgttctgtcattttttttcaatttttattgtgaaaaaacctaaaaaaatgttaaaagtatgtatttttctttttttaaataatgataattttttttggaaacttttcaaataaattataatattgtCTGAGTGTCCATCAAACTCatacaaaatttgatcgaaagtgaaatttgtatttttggtgGCCATATAAGCAGTCGTTTGGTTAGTAGACTCCATGGTATTAGTTGATTCTGTATTAAATGTCATGATGCTTAATTATTTAGGTACTATTCTAGGAACATAGAATGACTAGAAAATATATATACATCATACACTCTTCCCACTGTGAATTGAGCTATAGGTAGAtatcgttgtttttttaaaagtacccaAGTATTTGTAATCGCGATTGCTCCaattaaaacataatttttggtataaaattcagctaacagtaaaaaaaaaaaaaacaaacaaaaaatgaataaattgtaacataagtaggtaagtaccttatctttgaaaatgaaattaaaaatgaaacaaaaatacctagatcaacaaaaaataaaaactaaatagtaaatacataaataggtaatataaaaaatactttcgttttttcaaagaaaaaaaaaagacaaaaaaagaaatgcgCGAGGAAAAATGACTTTTGTACAATTCGTCGGTCGTAttaaaacagaagaaaaaatacacaagtatcaaaattttaccctcaATGATGCGTAAAATACGCTTTATACGGCGGAATTacatcatttttactaaattcgTCGTTTTTCGCCATTTCGCCGGTTGTAGACGGTTCTAAATGGCTAATGGTGAAATTAGAAGGGTATAAAAATGAACTAGTATTTTTGGGTTTCTCGACAACAGCTGGCACAGTGGACGAGGACCCAGAAGATGACGATTTGTTCGTCGAAACGCAATTAATAATACCGCAACGGCAACTGGTATCGGCGGCGCTTTCACAGCTGACGGGCGACGAAGTTGTAGGAAAATCGCTCATTTGCAAAGCTGTAGGATGACATAGGAAAGGCTGATTGGTACAATTAGATGGTCTCAAGCAAGACCTAGAAGGTTGATCGTATTCCGGCGAATCTAGTTTCAAGTTTAAATGCCTTTGAAATAAATACGGAAAGTATTTTTGTTGCGAAGGTACTACCATAGGTGAATATCTACAGGATACAGAAGCGATGGccgatatttctggaaaattactCACAGCGCCGACAGCTGCAGCTTGAATAATACTGGCGGCGAAATTCGAATCGTAAATGCTGTATGGCCAGCCCATTGACATTCTTTGCCGTTTCTCTTTCATACGCCTGTTTTGAAACCATACctggaatgaaaatttgttttgttacTACTGATTACAACAGAATGTAGGTACAATGAAAATGAATCCTTGTTTGAAGGGATGATATTCGATAGCGCACTCTATCGAAGGGTTGGTGCAAGATATATAAATATGGGTACGTTTATTTTTCCGAAGAGTTCGCTGGTGCAGTGAGTTTCAAATTGTGATACACTGAAGGGATGCTAGAGAGCGTTACGATGATACTCATTGGCGATGTTATTGATAAACTTTACCCTAAGTTTTATCCTACGCTGAAATGTTTTCTGCGATCGAGTTCCAACTGctacatataataataatatcctACGCTTTCTGCGCAGAAGTTCGCATTGGTTtactgtaagtaggtatatgcgTCTTACGAATGAATATTCAGCGAAGCTTTTGTttcagtataggtacctagcacCTACCTAGCTGAAAATGATGTTGGCTTTTGTATAAAGATACTCTCATGCAACTTACTTTGATAGTTGATTCAGGTAGGCTAAGTTCTGAGGCTAATTCGCATCTTCGAGGGCGTGATACGTAATTTTCCTTGTAGAATTCACGTTCTAATCGCATTAATTGCTCGCGAGAAAATGCAGTTCGGTATCTTCGTATACTTGGATCAGAGTAATAATCTGTAATAACATTTTATGTTGACTTACATGAGCGTATATAGAATTAAACTGACAGTATGAACGGACGATTTTCTTGTctataatttcgaaattttcaattttacaccaTCCTAattgaaagtaggtacttacctataggtatttcgGGATGGCAGTTTCGGGAAAAATGCATCATAGCGCAATGAAAGAAAATTGCAATGAGGAAAGATGCCAATTATTGATTtatgaagaaaagaaaagagagAGTGATGCTCTTGACGATTTTGAGACTTACTAGGAAACCTCATGAAGTGTCCCTCAGGAATTTGGATAGAAAGTGGTCTTATTGGTAGCTCTTGCACGAagtaccacaccattaaaatttcatctgccaattttgaatttagctCTCaacgtaaaatttaaaaaaaaacgttaccCCGACGGTTGGGTTTTTCCCATggcgttgtcgtgggaaaattttgacccacgcGCTTGACCAAGgggcattttttattttccctctcaattaaattttttatattgtatttttcaaagattaagtacctattcaaattttatatttttgatgaaaatttaaatgattcttgaaagattaatatgaaaaatttagcttACAATATTAGATAATGGGGAAATGAAAGAAGTCCCTTATGCAAGCGCGTGGATCAGTATTTTCCCACGACATCACCGTGGGAAAAACCTGAGCGTCGgagtagcgatttttgaaaattttaaaactcaaaattttattgtgagGGCTAAACTTAAAACTggcagcaaaaatttcagtggTGTGGTTCTTGGGCCAAGGGCTACCACCGAGACCACTTTCCATCCAGATCCCCGGAGGACACTTTATGGAGGTTCCTAGTTAGGCATattaagtgaaatttttttgcggGATCAGCGAATTTGCTTTACTCCTCataactttaattttttgtctgattaaaaatccaaagtaagTACTTGATCCAAAAACTTGGAAACTTTTCCAAATTATGAGTAGGTTAAGAACCTAATTTGTGGattaatgcataaaaattgtttccattGTTTCTTAATGTGCTTTTCAGAAGTTTTCCGGTTGTtgagaatatcaaaaattttccaaaaaagggtGTGGAGCTATGGCTTGATTTTTGCCTCATAATTTTATTGGaccttttaaaataaaaaatattttttcggaatCAAAAAAGGGTGCGTCACgcttcattgaaaaattgaaattgatgaaaagaatAACGCGCATAGTCACTTTTATCCTTTTCTCCGCCAGAACTGTGGTAGAAAAATTTCGATcagagtttcaaattttctatgatttttttacctcttgaaTATTACAGACCGAAGAAAGAGAGTTGggttgcaatttttgaactttttggacttttttacATGCTGACATCAACGCGTGAATTTATTTGAATCTCTTTTCCCCTCGTTcctctcatttcaaaaaaaaaaaggtcagtatgtattcacatcaaaaaattgaccgtATCCGGAGACGTTTGATCAGATAGATCTAATTAAATTTGAGCGGATTCAATTAAATCTGGTTAGATCACAGTTTTGTTCGGActagatctgaccagatcacATCTCATCCAATTACCTATTTTCCACTGGAATATTACTGAAAAAG contains:
- the LOC135844680 gene encoding homeobox protein vab-7-like gives rise to the protein MDTEIHKSMSSNPNSTFCSKENYRDSKMMSNSSVYSCPEKQWDEDKTEMATATSSTPKDYYSDPSIRRYRTAFSREQLMRLEREFYKENYVSRPRRCELASELSLPESTIKVWFQNRRMKEKRQRMSMGWPYSIYDSNFAASIIQAAAVGAVSNFPEISAIASVSCRYSPMVVPSQQKYFPYLFQRHLNLKLDSPEYDQPSRSCLRPSNCTNQPFLCHPTALQMSDFPTTSSPVSCESAADTSCRCGIINCVSTNKSSSSGSSSTVPAVVEKPKNTSSFLYPSNFTISHLEPSTTGEMAKNDEFSKNDVIPPYKAYFTHH